Proteins found in one Nocardia brasiliensis ATCC 700358 genomic segment:
- the rplV gene encoding 50S ribosomal protein L22 yields the protein MTTETQNPTARATAKHVRVTPMKARRVVDLVRGKRVEDALAILKFAPQAASEPVAKVVASAAANAENNLGLNPSTLVISTAYVDEGATMKRFQPRAQGRAFRIRKRTSHITIEVESIPAAGGAATRNRRKGGAK from the coding sequence ATGACGACTGAGACTCAGAACCCGACCGCCCGCGCGACGGCGAAGCATGTTCGCGTAACCCCGATGAAGGCACGCCGTGTCGTGGACCTGGTCCGCGGCAAGCGCGTCGAGGACGCCCTGGCGATCCTGAAGTTCGCGCCGCAGGCCGCGAGCGAGCCGGTCGCCAAGGTCGTCGCCAGTGCCGCGGCCAACGCCGAGAACAACCTCGGCCTGAACCCGTCGACCCTGGTGATCTCGACTGCCTACGTCGACGAAGGCGCGACCATGAAGCGGTTCCAGCCGCGTGCCCAGGGCCGTGCGTTCCGTATTCGCAAGCGCACCAGCCACATCACCATCGAGGTCGAGAGCATCCCCGCCGCCGGTGGAGCAGCAACTCGTAACCGCCGGAAGGGAGGGGCAAAGTAA
- a CDS encoding phosphatase, which yields MESTREAGQSNDRMLLRKHLLKAKIAGEVATPREGNLAHYRRMVDKDPAYQFGLALKDWTFTETLAMMAQLCGVNPDPRHRHGQDTIDPELTLDALDAMGARIGRAADRQETVLLATGHPGPLMGVYRAIEDALRGNGCTVLTPAAGWSYRIATPNGAARREIVYTSRVAALGTNGYLKHTHDPQPMQAMLHELADGAGWPDLVVADHGWAGAAGEAGIDTVGFADSNDPALFAGHAEGKIAVTVPLDDGVFPEYYEPLTTYLLDRAGLAS from the coding sequence GTGGAATCCACGCGGGAAGCAGGACAGTCCAACGACCGGATGTTGCTGCGTAAGCACCTGTTGAAAGCGAAGATCGCCGGGGAGGTCGCGACACCCCGCGAAGGAAACCTGGCGCACTACCGCAGGATGGTCGACAAAGACCCGGCCTACCAATTCGGGCTGGCGCTGAAGGATTGGACATTCACCGAAACGCTGGCGATGATGGCGCAACTGTGCGGCGTCAACCCGGATCCGCGGCATCGGCACGGGCAGGACACCATTGACCCGGAACTCACCCTCGACGCGCTCGACGCAATGGGGGCCCGCATCGGCCGCGCCGCCGACCGCCAGGAAACGGTGCTGCTCGCGACCGGACATCCCGGGCCGCTCATGGGTGTCTATCGCGCGATCGAGGATGCGTTGCGCGGCAACGGATGTACGGTCCTGACGCCCGCCGCCGGATGGTCGTATCGAATCGCCACGCCCAACGGCGCGGCCCGTCGCGAAATCGTCTACACATCGCGGGTGGCCGCGCTCGGCACCAACGGCTACCTGAAACACACGCACGACCCGCAGCCGATGCAGGCGATGCTGCACGAACTCGCCGACGGAGCGGGCTGGCCCGACCTCGTCGTGGCCGACCACGGCTGGGCCGGCGCGGCAGGCGAAGCCGGTATCGACACCGTCGGCTTCGCCGACTCGAACGACCCCGCGCTCTTCGCCGGGCACGCCGAAGGCAAGATCGCTGTCACCGTCCCGTTGGACGACGGTGTCTTCCCCGAGTACTACGAGCCGCTGACCACCTACCTGCTCGACCGCGCGGGTCTGGCTTCCTGA
- a CDS encoding DUF6364 family protein — MSKRNLTIQLDEEVIAQAKLIAAHRGTSISALLAQQVRELAQDVDRYEYAKKLALQAMAEATGHGGTITWSRDELYDRGERRYS; from the coding sequence ATGTCCAAAAGGAACCTGACCATCCAGCTGGATGAAGAGGTGATCGCGCAGGCAAAGCTGATCGCTGCCCATCGGGGTACTTCCATCAGCGCGCTGCTTGCGCAGCAGGTGCGCGAGCTCGCCCAAGATGTCGATCGCTACGAGTATGCGAAAAAGCTTGCATTGCAAGCGATGGCGGAGGCGACAGGGCATGGTGGGACTATCACCTGGAGCCGCGACGAGCTGTATGACCGGGGGGAGCGCAGGTACTCGTGA
- the rpsC gene encoding 30S ribosomal protein S3, with the protein MGQKINPHGFRLGITTDWKSRWYADKQYADYVKEDVAIRKLLATGMERAGISKVEIERTRDRVRVDIHTARPGIVIGRRGAEADRIRAELEKLTKKQVQLNILEVKNPESDAQLVAQAVAEQLSNRVAFRRAMRKAIQSAMRSPNVKGIRVQCSGRLGGAEMSRSEFYREGRVPLHTLRADIDYGLYEAKTTFGRIGVKVWIYKGDIVGGKRELAAASAPAGGDRDRPRRERPSRPRRSGSAGTTATSTEAGRAATVVADAPAETQEG; encoded by the coding sequence ATGGGACAGAAAATCAACCCCCATGGCTTCCGCCTCGGTATCACCACCGACTGGAAGTCGCGTTGGTACGCGGACAAGCAGTACGCGGACTACGTGAAGGAAGATGTCGCCATCCGCAAGCTCCTCGCCACCGGCATGGAGCGGGCGGGCATCTCCAAGGTGGAGATCGAGCGGACTCGGGATCGCGTCCGTGTTGATATCCACACCGCTCGTCCGGGCATCGTCATCGGCCGCCGTGGCGCCGAGGCCGATCGCATCCGCGCCGAGCTGGAGAAGCTCACCAAGAAGCAGGTGCAGCTGAACATCCTCGAGGTCAAGAACCCCGAGTCGGATGCGCAGCTGGTTGCTCAGGCCGTGGCCGAGCAACTGTCGAACCGTGTGGCGTTCCGTCGCGCGATGCGTAAGGCCATCCAGTCGGCCATGCGTTCGCCGAACGTCAAGGGCATCCGCGTGCAGTGCTCGGGCCGCCTCGGTGGCGCCGAAATGTCGCGCTCGGAGTTCTACCGCGAGGGTCGGGTGCCGCTGCACACGCTGCGCGCCGACATCGACTACGGCCTCTACGAGGCCAAGACCACCTTCGGTCGCATCGGCGTGAAGGTCTGGATCTACAAGGGCGACATCGTCGGTGGCAAGCGTGAGCTGGCTGCCGCGAGCGCGCCGGCCGGTGGCGATCGCGATCGTCCGCGCCGTGAGCGTCCGTCTCGCCCGCGTCGCTCCGGTTCCGCCGGTACCACGGCGACCAGCACCGAGGCCGGACGCGCCGCCACCGTGGTGGCCGACGCACCGGCAGAGACACAGGAGGGCTGA
- the rpsQ gene encoding 30S ribosomal protein S17: MSEQKVEERNSRKVRTGYVVSDKMNKTIVVELEDRNRHPLYGKIIRTTSKVKAHDENEIAGIGDRVQLMETRPLSATKRWRLVEVLEKAK; the protein is encoded by the coding sequence ATGAGCGAGCAGAAAGTGGAAGAGCGCAACAGCCGCAAGGTTCGTACCGGCTACGTTGTCTCGGACAAGATGAACAAGACGATTGTCGTCGAGCTGGAAGACCGTAACCGGCACCCGCTCTACGGCAAGATCATTCGCACCACCTCCAAGGTGAAGGCGCATGACGAGAACGAGATCGCCGGCATCGGCGACCGCGTCCAGCTGATGGAGACCCGACCGCTGTCGGCCACCAAGCGCTGGCGTCTGGTCGAGGTGCTGGAGAAGGCCAAGTAG
- the rplC gene encoding 50S ribosomal protein L3, translating to MTDNKNRPAAGILGTKLGMTQVFDEKNRVVPVTVIKAGPNVITQIRTVERDGYSAVQVAFGAIDPRKVNKPVSGQFAKAGVTPRRHVAEIRVADASTFEVGQEINADVFEEGTYVDVTGTSKGKGFAGTMKRHGFAGQGASHGAQAVHRRPGSIGGCATPGRVFKGMRMSGRMGNDRVTTQNLSVHKVDVENGLLLIKGAVPGRRGNVVVVKSAVKGGAHA from the coding sequence ATGACTGACAACAAGAACAGGCCTGCGGCGGGCATCCTGGGCACCAAGCTCGGCATGACCCAGGTGTTCGACGAGAAGAACCGCGTCGTTCCCGTGACCGTGATCAAGGCCGGACCGAACGTTATTACCCAGATCCGCACCGTGGAGCGCGACGGCTACAGCGCCGTCCAGGTCGCTTTCGGCGCCATCGACCCGCGCAAGGTGAACAAGCCGGTCTCCGGCCAGTTCGCCAAGGCCGGTGTCACCCCGCGCCGCCACGTCGCCGAGATCCGCGTCGCCGACGCGTCCACCTTCGAGGTCGGCCAGGAGATCAACGCCGACGTGTTCGAAGAGGGCACCTACGTCGACGTCACCGGTACCAGCAAGGGCAAGGGCTTCGCCGGCACCATGAAGCGGCACGGCTTCGCCGGCCAGGGCGCCTCGCACGGTGCACAGGCCGTGCACCGTCGCCCGGGTTCCATCGGTGGTTGCGCCACCCCCGGCCGCGTGTTCAAGGGCATGCGCATGTCGGGTCGGATGGGTAACGACCGTGTCACCACCCAGAACCTCTCGGTTCACAAGGTGGATGTCGAGAACGGCCTGCTGCTGATCAAGGGCGCCGTCCCTGGTCGTCGCGGCAACGTCGTCGTCGTCAAGAGCGCCGTGAAGGGTGGTGCGCACGCATGA
- the rplD gene encoding 50S ribosomal protein L4 codes for MTSLEKKANLTLPVKEPGGKTNGTVELPAEIFDVTANVALMHQVVTAQLAAARQGTHSTKTRGEVSGGGKKPYRQKGTGRARQGSTRAPQFTGGGTVHGPQPRDYSQRTPKKMKAAALRGALSDRARNERIHVVTELVAGQTPSTKTAKTFLAELSDRKKFLVVVGREDLAAWKSVANLEHVQPIAPDQLNTYDVLYSDEVVFSVEALNTFVHGPAEAAQEESK; via the coding sequence ATGACCAGCCTCGAGAAGAAGGCCAACCTCACGCTGCCGGTGAAAGAGCCGGGCGGCAAGACCAATGGCACCGTCGAACTCCCCGCGGAGATCTTCGACGTGACCGCCAACGTCGCCCTGATGCATCAGGTCGTCACCGCGCAGCTGGCCGCGGCCCGGCAGGGCACGCACTCGACCAAGACGCGTGGCGAGGTGTCCGGTGGTGGCAAGAAGCCGTACCGCCAGAAGGGCACCGGCCGCGCCCGTCAGGGTTCGACCCGCGCACCGCAGTTCACCGGCGGTGGCACCGTGCACGGCCCGCAGCCGCGCGACTACAGCCAGCGCACCCCGAAGAAGATGAAGGCCGCCGCCCTGCGTGGTGCCCTCTCCGATCGGGCGCGCAACGAACGTATCCACGTGGTCACCGAACTGGTCGCCGGGCAGACCCCGTCGACCAAGACCGCCAAGACCTTCCTGGCCGAGCTGTCGGACCGCAAGAAGTTCCTGGTCGTTGTCGGCCGCGAGGACCTGGCCGCGTGGAAGAGCGTGGCGAACCTGGAGCACGTGCAGCCCATCGCACCGGACCAGCTCAACACCTACGACGTGCTCTACAGCGACGAAGTGGTGTTCAGCGTCGAGGCCTTGAACACCTTTGTGCACGGCCCGGCCGAGGCAGCACAGGAGGAGAGCAAGTGA
- a CDS encoding MFS transporter gives MRAYRVVLASAAVRNVLLLGSLVRIPFFAGAVLLALHVVQTLGGSYAQAGALSTVVTVCIALSGPWRGRLLDRFGLRRTILPSIVIEAVCWSIAPFVDYVPLLILAAIAGLFSVPIFSVVRQAVIAATTEQNRQPALALEAVSVEAAFMVGPIIGVAAASIWSTTVVLFCAQMGLVLAGVLLWIMNPPLRSADPAADAPAIPRRSWFRVEFVALCVGASVAISVLAATELTFVSAMREFDAQQWLGIVLAIWGFGSIIGGLVYGALHRAISTYLLLFGLGVVTLPMAFAVGPISLAITGLIAGVFCAPTVTASLDQVSRIVPEGGRGEAIGWHGAALTLGNGIGSSLAGVAIDAGGFSAGFAAAALLGIALGAGLALLVRLMNRRHPTPKDHPSPVGGIAS, from the coding sequence GTGCGGGCGTATCGGGTGGTTTTGGCGAGCGCGGCGGTGCGCAATGTTCTCCTGCTCGGATCGCTGGTGCGAATCCCGTTCTTCGCGGGAGCCGTGCTGCTCGCGTTGCATGTGGTGCAGACGCTGGGCGGATCGTATGCGCAAGCCGGTGCGCTGAGCACGGTCGTCACCGTGTGCATCGCGCTCAGCGGGCCGTGGCGCGGCCGCCTGCTGGACCGGTTCGGGTTGCGGCGCACGATCCTGCCGTCCATCGTGATCGAGGCGGTGTGCTGGTCGATCGCGCCGTTCGTCGACTACGTGCCGCTGCTGATTCTGGCCGCGATCGCCGGATTGTTCAGTGTCCCGATCTTTTCCGTGGTCCGGCAGGCGGTGATCGCCGCGACCACCGAGCAGAACCGGCAGCCCGCGCTCGCGCTGGAAGCGGTATCGGTGGAGGCCGCCTTCATGGTCGGTCCGATCATCGGCGTCGCCGCCGCGAGCATCTGGTCGACGACGGTCGTATTGTTCTGTGCGCAAATGGGTCTCGTGCTCGCGGGCGTGCTGCTGTGGATCATGAATCCGCCGCTGCGCTCGGCCGACCCCGCCGCCGATGCGCCCGCGATACCGCGTCGTAGCTGGTTCCGCGTCGAGTTCGTCGCGCTGTGTGTCGGTGCGAGCGTTGCCATTTCGGTACTCGCCGCGACCGAGCTGACCTTCGTCTCCGCGATGCGCGAGTTCGACGCGCAACAGTGGCTCGGCATCGTCCTGGCCATCTGGGGTTTCGGGTCGATCATCGGCGGGCTGGTCTACGGCGCATTGCACCGCGCGATCTCCACCTATCTGCTCCTTTTCGGCCTGGGTGTGGTCACTCTGCCGATGGCTTTCGCCGTCGGCCCGATCTCCCTCGCCATCACCGGCCTCATCGCGGGCGTGTTCTGCGCACCGACCGTCACCGCCTCGCTCGATCAGGTCAGCCGCATCGTCCCCGAGGGAGGCCGCGGCGAAGCCATCGGCTGGCACGGCGCCGCCCTCACCCTCGGCAACGGCATCGGCAGCTCACTCGCCGGCGTGGCCATCGACGCCGGCGGCTTCTCCGCCGGCTTCGCCGCCGCAGCCCTCCTCGGCATTGCCCTCGGCGCCGGCCTAGCCCTCCTCGTCCGCCTCATGAACCGCCGCCACCCCACCCCCAAAGACCACCCCTCGCCGGTCGGCGGAATCGCATCCTGA
- a CDS encoding EXLDI protein: MVEESQQVEVVDFQKESAELPEVVLSVGPGGARKQRFHGRKLGEAKQFSKTGVELVRLYATQKGKYVVHRQAADWTDLSLMSDWVQELKKTNWRGLDLERCAWSDYALDIVDTVEELRDLVPPKIFRTLDAVNEHPPIEDLDI; encoded by the coding sequence ATGGTTGAGGAATCGCAGCAGGTGGAGGTGGTCGACTTCCAGAAGGAGTCGGCGGAACTGCCTGAGGTCGTGCTGTCAGTCGGGCCAGGCGGGGCGCGTAAGCAGCGTTTTCACGGGCGCAAGCTCGGTGAGGCGAAGCAGTTCAGCAAAACCGGTGTGGAGCTCGTTCGGCTCTACGCGACCCAGAAAGGCAAGTACGTCGTGCATCGGCAGGCGGCCGATTGGACCGACCTGTCGCTGATGAGCGATTGGGTGCAGGAACTCAAGAAGACCAATTGGCGCGGCTTGGATCTCGAACGGTGCGCCTGGAGCGATTACGCGCTCGACATCGTGGACACCGTCGAGGAGCTGCGAGATCTGGTCCCGCCCAAGATCTTCCGCACGCTCGACGCGGTGAACGAACATCCCCCTATCGAGGATCTCGACATCTGA
- the rpsS gene encoding 30S ribosomal protein S19 — MPRSLKKGPFVDDHLLAKVDVQNEKGTKQVIKTWSRRSTIIPDFIGHTFAVHDGRKHVPVFISDNMVGHKLGEFAPTRTFKSHVKEDRKSKRR, encoded by the coding sequence ATGCCACGCAGCCTCAAGAAGGGCCCGTTCGTCGACGACCACCTCCTCGCGAAGGTGGACGTGCAGAACGAAAAGGGCACGAAGCAGGTCATCAAGACCTGGTCGCGTCGTTCGACCATCATCCCCGATTTCATCGGTCACACCTTCGCCGTCCACGACGGTCGCAAGCACGTGCCGGTGTTCATCTCGGACAACATGGTCGGGCACAAGCTCGGTGAGTTCGCGCCGACCAGGACGTTCAAGAGCCACGTCAAGGAAGACCGGAAGAGCAAGCGGCGATGA
- a CDS encoding PIN domain-containing protein, with product MTDLGRTFIDTNVLVYAHDTDAGRNHQIAQTILESLWSRKTGALSTQVLQEFYNIATRKLTPRMSQAKARGIVALYSGWCAIDMDPLVVVSASFLQETHTVSWWDALIVEAAVQSGAKYLLSEDLQHGRKFAGLEVRNPFVDLPK from the coding sequence GTGACGGACTTGGGGCGCACCTTCATTGATACCAATGTCCTCGTCTATGCGCACGATACAGATGCCGGTCGAAATCATCAGATTGCGCAGACCATCTTGGAGAGCCTGTGGAGTCGCAAAACCGGCGCCCTCAGTACTCAGGTACTTCAGGAGTTCTACAACATTGCCACTCGTAAGCTGACGCCGCGGATGAGTCAGGCGAAGGCCCGTGGCATAGTCGCCTTGTACAGCGGATGGTGCGCCATCGACATGGACCCGCTGGTCGTCGTGAGCGCTTCATTCCTTCAGGAGACGCACACCGTGTCCTGGTGGGACGCGTTGATCGTCGAGGCGGCCGTGCAGTCCGGCGCGAAGTACCTGCTGTCGGAAGATCTCCAGCACGGGCGGAAGTTCGCGGGTTTGGAAGTGCGCAATCCGTTTGTCGATCTGCCGAAATAG
- the rplP gene encoding 50S ribosomal protein L16, with translation MLMPRKVKHRKQHHPSRSGMAKGGTSVAFGEFGIQALEPAYVTNRQIESARIAMTRHIKRGGKIWINIYPDRPLTKKPAETRMGSGKGSPEWWIANVKPGRVMFEMSYPNEEIAREALRRAMHKLPMKCRIVTREEQF, from the coding sequence ATGCTGATGCCTCGCAAGGTCAAGCACCGCAAGCAGCATCACCCGAGTCGTTCCGGTATGGCCAAGGGCGGCACCTCGGTGGCGTTCGGCGAGTTCGGCATCCAGGCGCTGGAGCCGGCGTACGTGACCAACCGGCAGATCGAGTCGGCGCGTATCGCGATGACCCGCCACATCAAGCGTGGCGGCAAGATCTGGATCAACATCTACCCGGATCGCCCGCTCACCAAGAAGCCTGCCGAGACCCGCATGGGTTCCGGTAAGGGTTCGCCGGAGTGGTGGATCGCGAACGTCAAGCCCGGTCGCGTGATGTTCGAAATGTCTTACCCCAACGAGGAGATCGCTCGCGAGGCCCTGCGCCGCGCGATGCACAAGCTCCCGATGAAGTGCAGGATCGTGACCAGGGAGGAGCAGTTCTGA
- a CDS encoding DUF6247 family protein, with amino-acid sequence MTATYAYDEQPSSGHPLRPGASPQDIRSALLPTDRAEFDIAYELALVEARKSLDLTELFRTLELWRRTALLQSDRESYRNIVRKAAELLTGAAIPEDEPLEVTRAKAGM; translated from the coding sequence ATGACCGCCACGTATGCCTACGACGAACAGCCGAGCAGTGGACACCCGCTGCGCCCTGGCGCGTCGCCACAGGACATTCGCTCGGCGTTACTACCTACCGACCGCGCAGAGTTCGACATCGCGTACGAGCTAGCCCTGGTCGAAGCGCGGAAGAGTCTCGACCTGACCGAACTCTTCCGCACCCTCGAACTCTGGCGGCGCACCGCACTTCTGCAAAGCGACCGCGAAAGCTATCGCAACATCGTGCGTAAAGCGGCCGAGCTGCTGACGGGTGCCGCGATCCCCGAAGATGAACCGCTGGAAGTCACCCGCGCCAAAGCCGGCATGTAG
- the rpmC gene encoding 50S ribosomal protein L29, with amino-acid sequence MATETPAAELRELTEEELVQKLRDSKEELFNLRFQMATGQLDNNRRLRVVRHEIARIYTVMRERELGLATGPADKGDAA; translated from the coding sequence ATGGCTACTGAAACACCGGCCGCAGAGCTCCGCGAGCTCACCGAAGAAGAGTTGGTGCAGAAGCTGCGCGACTCCAAGGAAGAGCTGTTCAACCTGCGCTTCCAGATGGCGACGGGTCAGCTGGACAACAACCGTCGGCTGCGCGTGGTCCGTCACGAGATCGCGCGCATCTACACGGTCATGCGCGAGCGCGAGCTCGGTCTGGCCACCGGACCCGCTGACAAGGGAGACGCGGCATGA
- the rplB gene encoding 50S ribosomal protein L2 has protein sequence MAIRKYKPTTPGRRGSSVSDFAEITRSTPEKSLIRPLHSKGGRNAHGRITTRHRGGGHKRAYRLIDFRRLDKDGIPAKVAHIEYDPNRTANIALLHYVDGEKRYIIAPKGVVQGTPIESGPTADIKPGNNLPLRNIPTGTTIHNVELRPGGGAKMARSAGSSIQLLGKEGTYATLRMPSGEIRRVDVRCRATVGEVGNAEQSNINWGKAGRMRWKGRRPTVRGVVMNPVDHPHGGGEGKTSGGRHPVSPWGQPEGRTRKPNRPSDKLIVRRRKSGKNKR, from the coding sequence ATGGCAATTCGTAAGTACAAGCCGACAACCCCGGGTCGCCGCGGGTCGTCCGTTTCGGACTTCGCTGAGATCACTCGGTCGACCCCCGAGAAGTCGCTCATCCGTCCGCTGCACAGCAAGGGTGGTCGTAATGCGCACGGTCGCATCACCACTCGGCACCGCGGTGGCGGCCACAAGCGCGCCTACCGTTTGATCGACTTCCGTCGGCTGGACAAGGACGGCATCCCGGCCAAGGTCGCGCACATCGAGTACGACCCCAACCGCACCGCGAACATCGCGCTGCTCCACTACGTGGACGGCGAGAAGCGCTACATCATCGCGCCCAAGGGCGTGGTGCAGGGCACCCCGATCGAGTCCGGCCCCACGGCCGACATCAAGCCGGGCAACAACCTGCCGCTGCGCAACATCCCGACCGGTACCACGATCCACAACGTGGAACTGCGTCCGGGCGGTGGCGCGAAGATGGCCCGTTCGGCCGGATCCAGCATCCAGCTGCTCGGTAAGGAAGGCACCTACGCCACGCTGCGTATGCCCTCCGGTGAAATCCGCCGCGTCGACGTGCGCTGCCGCGCCACCGTCGGCGAGGTCGGCAACGCCGAGCAGTCGAACATCAACTGGGGCAAGGCCGGCCGTATGCGCTGGAAGGGTCGTCGCCCCACGGTCCGTGGTGTCGTCATGAACCCGGTCGACCACCCGCACGGTGGTGGTGAAGGCAAGACCTCCGGTGGCCGCCACCCGGTCTCGCCGTGGGGTCAGCCGGAAGGCCGCACCCGCAAGCCCAACCGCCCGAGCGACAAGCTCATCGTCCGCCGCCGCAAGTCCGGCAAGAACAAGCGCTGA
- the rplW gene encoding 50S ribosomal protein L23 has translation MTTIADPRDILLAPVISEKSYGLIEEGTYTFLVHPDSNKTQIKIAVEKVFGVKVTSVNTANRQGKRKRTRFGYGKRKDTKRALVTISADSKPIEIFGGPVA, from the coding sequence GTGACCACGATCGCCGACCCCCGCGACATCCTGCTGGCGCCGGTCATCTCCGAGAAGTCCTACGGACTGATCGAGGAAGGCACCTACACCTTCCTGGTGCACCCGGACTCCAACAAGACGCAGATCAAGATCGCCGTCGAGAAGGTCTTCGGTGTCAAGGTCACCAGCGTCAACACCGCCAACCGTCAGGGCAAGCGCAAGCGGACCCGCTTCGGTTACGGCAAGCGCAAGGACACCAAGCGCGCGCTCGTGACCATCTCGGCCGACAGCAAGCCCATCGAGATCTTCGGAGGCCCGGTCGCGTAA